The stretch of DNA TTCATGTTTTTGGCCCATTTGGTTTTCGTTCTGAAATGTGGACTTCTGGTGCATGCAATGCTGGATCCGATTGATTTCTTGGCGCTGCAGAATGTTCGTAAAAGGTTGGAGGATTTGCCGGGGTCGAATTATTTTGGCTCCTGGGATTTCACTTCGGACCCGTGTGGTTTCTCCGGTGTGTATTGCGACGGAGATAAGGTGGTTGCTCTCAATCTCGGTGACCCCAGAGCCGGGTCTCCGGGTCTGACGGGTAGGCTTGATCCGGAGATTGGGAAACTCTCATCAATGGCGGAATTTACCGTTGTCCCCGGTCGGATATTCGGCTCTCTGCCCGATTCCCTGTCTCAGTTGAAAAACCTCCGGTTCCTTGCCGTCAGTCAGAACTTCATCACCGGCGAAATCCCGGCGAGTCTAGGCCAGCTCCAGGGACTCCAGACCCTTGATCTTAGCTTCAATCAGCTGACAGGGAGCATCCCATATTCCATCGGAGCCCCGCCGGCGTTATCCAACATCATCCTCTGCCACAACAAGCTATCCGGTTCAATCCCACCTTTCGTCTCCCGATCCTTAACTCGAATCGACCTCAAACACAACAACTTATCCGGTTCGATTTCCCCAACCGGACTCCCTCCTTCCCTCCAGCACCTCTCGATGTC from Primulina eburnea isolate SZY01 chromosome 6, ASM2296580v1, whole genome shotgun sequence encodes:
- the LOC140833738 gene encoding uncharacterized protein, whose protein sequence is MKCFLRGNGCFWFMFLAHLVFVLKCGLLVHAMLDPIDFLALQNVRKRLEDLPGSNYFGSWDFTSDPCGFSGVYCDGDKVVALNLGDPRAGSPGLTGRLDPEIGKLSSMAEFTVVPGRIFGSLPDSLSQLKNLRFLAVSQNFITGEIPASLGQLQGLQTLDLSFNQLTGSIPYSIGAPPALSNIILCHNKLSGSIPPFVSRSLTRIDLKHNNLSGSISPTGLPPSLQHLSMSWNQLTGPVDVLLTRLNKLSYIDLSMNRFTGPIPPEIFTFPIANLQLQRNQFSGPVRPTNLVTIPTIDLSHNRLSGEISPMFSTVQKLYLNNNRFMGHVPASFVDRLLASNIQILYLQHNYLTGIEINPTVEIPISSSLCLQYNCMVLPVQTACPLKAGNQKTRPTSQCIEWKG